A genomic segment from Thermodesulfobacteriota bacterium encodes:
- a CDS encoding type II toxin-antitoxin system HicA family toxin, whose protein sequence is MKRTELLKHLREHGCLFIREGGSHSWWSNPDRNRRSSIPRHTEINDNLARKICKDLGIPFTQ, encoded by the coding sequence ATGAAACGCACGGAGTTGCTCAAGCATTTGCGCGAGCATGGGTGCCTCTTCATTCGCGAGGGCGGAAGCCATTCATGGTGGAGCAATCCGGACCGGAATCGCCGATCCTCTATTCCCAGACACACCGAGATCAATGATAACCTCGCCCGCAAGATCTGCAAAGACCTGGGCATCCCCTTCACTCAATAA
- a CDS encoding OmpA family protein gives MKIIIIILVGFAIVAFNATSYSGVDDKQDDGLSRTAVYFKPGTFELAKQNIEELISGLSKTKRYQIYGYTGEEDKGTEEELLSMAAHRANVVRDILIQNGFSQSRLTTMPYNKGKECKAVLVEMGE, from the coding sequence ATGAAGATCATTATTATCATTCTGGTAGGTTTCGCCATTGTTGCCTTTAATGCTACTTCTTATAGTGGCGTGGATGATAAGCAGGATGATGGCCTGTCGAGAACTGCAGTCTATTTTAAGCCTGGGACCTTTGAACTGGCTAAACAAAATATAGAGGAACTAATCAGCGGCCTGAGTAAAACAAAACGATACCAGATTTACGGATACACTGGCGAGGAAGATAAAGGGACGGAAGAAGAGTTGCTATCCATGGCCGCACACCGAGCCAATGTTGTAAGAGATATTTTGATCCAGAATGGTTTCTCCCAGTCGAGACTGACTACCATGCCTTACAACAAAGGCAAAGAATGCAAGGCTGTCCTTGTTGAAATGGGGGAATGA
- a CDS encoding type II toxin-antitoxin system HicB family antitoxin — protein MANTYTAVTKQDGGWWIGWIEEVPGVNCQELTREALLASLKTTLAEAIELNREDAIRAAAPDFTEEPVTV, from the coding sequence ATGGCAAATACCTACACAGCGGTTACCAAGCAGGATGGGGGCTGGTGGATCGGATGGATTGAGGAAGTGCCGGGCGTGAACTGCCAGGAGCTGACGCGTGAGGCCCTGCTGGCCAGCCTGAAAACGACATTGGCGGAAGCCATCGAACTTAACCGCGAGGATGCAATTCGAGCGGCCGCCCCGGACTTTACCGAAGAACCGGTCACGGTATGA